CCGGTCGAAGGTCGCCGCCGTGACCCGCGGCATGTCGACCGCAAGCACCAGCAGGAGACCGGGGTCGTGGGCGAGGGCGGCGCGGCCGGCCGCGAGACCCGCCACCGGACCGCCCAGCGGCGGGTCCTCACGCACGAACGTCGCCGGTCGGCTGGTCGGCACCGGCGCCCCGACGACCACGACCTCGCCGGCAGCGCCGGTCGCCGCCAGCGCCCGCTCGAGGAACGTCGTGCCGGCGTACTCGATGGACGCCTTGTCGGCTCCGTCGAGGCGCGCGGCGGTGCCGCCGGCGAGGATCACTGCCGCGAGGTCCACGCGTGCAGTCTCCCAGCCATCGACGGCGGATCCGCGGGTGGCAGGCTGGGGGCGTGGACGGACGACTGCGCGTGGCCCTGGTCCAGCACGCCTCCGGGCTGGAGCCGGCCGACAACCGCGACCTGCTGGAGGAGCTCACCCCGGAGGGGGTCGACCTGACGGTGTTCCCGGAAGCGTTCGCCCGCGACTTCGGCAAGCCCGGCTCCGACGTGAGCGGGTTCGCGGAGCCGCTCGACGGGCCGTTCGCGACCGAGCTGGAGCGGGTGGCGCAGGCGCGGGACGCCACCCTGCTGGCAGGGCTCTTCGAGACCTCCGAGGACCTCCAGCGGCCCTTCAACACCCTCGTCCTCCGTGGCCGCGCGCGCGCCGACTACCGCAAGGTCCACCTCTACGACTCCTTCGGCTACCGCGAGTCCGACCGGCTGACCGCCGGCCCGATCTCTGCGCCGGTGGTCGAGCTCGGGGGTCTGGCCGTCGGCCTGATGACCTGCTACGACCTGCGGTTCCCCGAGCAGTCCCGGGCCCTGGTCGACGCCGGCGCTGAGGTGCTCGTGATCCCCGCCGCCTGGGTCGCCGGGGAGCGGAAGGTCGACCACTGGCGCACCCTGGTGCGGGCGCGGGCCATCGAGAACACGGTCTACGTCGTCGCCGTCGGTCAGCCCGCGCCGCGCTACACCGGCCACTCGATGGTCGTGGACCCGCTCGGTGACGTGATCGCGGAGGCGGGCGAGGAGCCGGCGGTCCTGACCGCGACCCTCGAGCGCGAGGTGCTCGTCGAGGCCCGCCGGACCAACCCCTCGCTCGCCAACCGGCGGCGGTAGCCTTCGACCCCGTGGCCCGGACAACGCCCCGCCGACGCGCCGAACCGGCGCGTCCGTGGTCGCGCCGCCGGGAGCAGCAACCCGGGGCCCGGCGCCAGGTCGGGGTCGACGGCCGGGCCGGCTCTGCGTCCGCGCCGGTCACGCCGCCGCCTGACCGGTCCCCGCAGCGGGGGACGCAGCGCGCGGAGGCCCCGCCGCCACCCGCACCGGCGCTGCGGGCCGAGCCGGTCGAGGAGACCGCTGACACCGCACTGCTGGTCCCGCCCAGCACCGCCCCCGAGCCCGCCGTGGTTCCCGCGCGGTCGCGCGTGGTGCTGCGCCTGCTGGCGGCTCTGTGGCTGCTGATCACCCTGCTCGGGACCGGCCTGCTGGTCGTCGGGCTCTTCGACGTGCTGCCTCGCACTGAGGTCGACCTCGCCGCAGGACTGGTGCTCGACCTCGACGCACCGTGGGTGCCCCAGCTCGGCGCGGTGGCTGTGGCCACGACGTACGTGTGGGCGCTGGCAGCGCGGACCGGTGGCCGCCCGGCCGTCTTCGGCCTGCTCACCCTGGGCGTCGCGGTCGCGGTGCTGGTCCTCGACAACGGGTTGCTCCGCAACGGGGCGGCCGTCATGACGTGCGTGGTCGCGGCCGTGCTGGCGGTGGTCGCGACCGTGCCCGCCGTAGGACTGCGCCACACGGTGCGTGAGGTGGTGGTGGCGACCCTGATCGCCGCCGTCGGCGGCCTCGCGACGGTGGGGCTGGCGCCCGACGTCGACCCG
The genomic region above belongs to Nocardioides coralli and contains:
- the mobA gene encoding molybdenum cofactor guanylyltransferase — translated: MDLAAVILAGGTAARLDGADKASIEYAGTTFLERALAATGAAGEVVVVGAPVPTSRPATFVREDPPLGGPVAGLAAGRAALAHDPGLLLVLAVDMPRVTAATFDRLLAALPGHDGAVLCDADGRRQLALALAAGGLDRALPQDPHGFPLHRLLSELDLVDVPARNAEAQDVDTWQDLARMLDP
- a CDS encoding carbon-nitrogen hydrolase family protein, with product MDGRLRVALVQHASGLEPADNRDLLEELTPEGVDLTVFPEAFARDFGKPGSDVSGFAEPLDGPFATELERVAQARDATLLAGLFETSEDLQRPFNTLVLRGRARADYRKVHLYDSFGYRESDRLTAGPISAPVVELGGLAVGLMTCYDLRFPEQSRALVDAGAEVLVIPAAWVAGERKVDHWRTLVRARAIENTVYVVAVGQPAPRYTGHSMVVDPLGDVIAEAGEEPAVLTATLEREVLVEARRTNPSLANRRR